CCCATCACAAGACATACCGGAACGGCTAGCAGCTTTTTCCCATATTTGAGCTAAATCAGTAACATTCGTTTTCATTGGCTTATTTAAACTCGTTAAGTTCCCGCTTAACACATAACGAATGGTTAAGTATTGCCCATACTCAATTAATAGTTTTTTCAAGATAGGCTCTAATCCCCAACATTCTGGACATAAGGGGTCAATAAATACGTATATTTCTACTCGCTTTTTTGGGTTAGGAGTAACATTTTTCGTGGTGTACTCAACAGGACCACAATATCCAGCTGTTTGGTCACAGTTTGTTTGATCATTTTGTAACGTCAATGTTATTCTCCCCTTTCTTACTGCCTATCTGGTTGATTAATCATATGTTCAGCAGTTGTTGTAAGTCGTTGAAAAATTGCACTACGCCACGTTTCATCTAACTCTATATCATTTAGAGCAGCTTCCATACATGATAACCAAGCTTTTGCTCGTTTAGGTGTAATTTCAAAAGGCATATGTCTTGCGCGTAGCATTGGGTGGCCATGTTCCATTGAGAATAGGGGCTCACCACCTAAAAACTGAGTTAAAAATTGCACTTGCTTTCTTTTTGTCTCAGTTAGGTCATCAGGGAATATTGGCTTTAACTCTGGATGCAATGCAACGTATTCATAAAAATGGTGAACGAGTGCTTTTACAGTTTTCTCTCCACCAATTTCTTCAAACGGTGTTTTCATAAAGTAGTACCCTTTCTTTGTGTATCTATATCTATTTTAGCAATAGTTAAAATAGAGTGGCAAATAATTAGATTGACGATTGTTGTTTCTTCTTCTCTGTAAAAAAGCGAATGATTTTATTATCTGTATTGCGGACAGGAATATGATAACTATTTAATAGTGCTAAAAAGAGACTATTCCCGATTTCTCTGTCTTCTACCTCATATTCAAGTTCAAAGTCTTCTTTATTTAAATACATACTATGGTCGAGAAATAATTTTCCTTCTTTATAAGGGAAAGAGACCCGGTTGGTTTTCAAATTACCTAATAAAGTGAGAGAATCTGTAGCAATGCCAATTTGTTTAATCACTTCATTCACCGCACCGTTGGGGATTCGGCCAATCTTCTTAATGACATCAAATTCTTCAATTGATATACGTTGATTAGTCTCTAATACACCTGCTTTAACTGGCTGCTTTAATGTCAATGTATAGTAACCGTTCTTTTCGCGTACTCGCAAGGCGGACTTCGCTTGCATTAACGAAAAATCTTGTGTGTCTAAGTAATAATTTATTTGAGTATATATATCATTTGTATCTATTGAAAATTCTTGTAGTAATTGCAAATACTCTTGATTGGTAAGCATGTTTTTAAATTCTATTTCAAGCTGTTGGCTCATTATTTAGAGCTCCTTCCATCCGTGCGATTACTTTTATTATTACAGATATCTGTAGTGTTCTCAATTTAAATGCAATGGGACATATGGTAAACTAAACGTAACGAACAACATTTAGGGGGAACATATGATGAAAAAGCGCTTAGACGTTATTAATTCTAGCGTTGAAGAAAACAAGTTGAAATTAATGATTGAAGATTCTTTAACTCCTAGTGATGCAAAGCAATTACATGCGACAGGTAGTATGTTAGTTGACTCAGATCATTTAGCACTAATTTACATACTAGAAAACGATACTGACTTTGTTTATTTAGCGATAGGAAATGACCATTGGGAAAAATTATCTTCAGCGATAGATGAAGAGTTAATTATTGAACTTCATATACAAACAACAAATGATGAACTACATAAGATTGAATTAGAAAATATTACGGCTGAATTTGCTTACTTAAAAGATAACATTGCTGATAATGCAAATTATGGTGAAGAAATGGTTAATAAGTTTTCGGAAGTCTTTTTACCTCAAAAGTAGTGGCGGTGATTTATTATGGAGAATTGGGATCTTTTTCTAGCACCATATCAACAAGTTGTAGAAGAATTAAAAGTAAAGCTAAAAGTAATGCGAGAGCAATTCGATAACCTTTCGGATCATTCACCGATTGAGTTTGTAACTGGTAGAGTGAAACCGATTCCGAGTATACTAATTAAGGCAAAAGAAAAAGGCTTAAATGCCGATAATTATCACGAAATTCAAGATCTTGCTGGCTTACGTATCATGTGTCAATTTGTTGATGACATTTACACCGTAATTGAACTCCTAAGAGGAAGAAGCGATTTTGAAATCGTTGAAGAGCGGGATTACATTTCACGGAATAAAGTAAGTGGTTATCGGTCTTATCATGTCGTTATTTCATATCCTGTTGAGACAATCAATGGGCAGGTAAAAGTGTTAGCTGAAATTCAAGTGCGTACACTTGCAATGAACTTTTGGGCGACGATTGAACATTCGATTAATTATAAATACAGTGGACAAATACCTGAAAACATTCATGCTCGTTTGCGCAGAGCAGCTGAAGCTTCTGCTCGTTTAGATGAGGAAATGTCTAATATTCGCGAGGAAATACAAGAAGCACAAAAAATCTTTCATCGAAAGAAATAAATTTACGCCTATTCCTAATTGAGGTGGATAATATGAAATTTGCAATTGAATCTAGAGGCGATCGTTTATCAGATACATTAAAGCATAAAATGAAAGCTTATTTAACAGATTTCGAATTAACTTATGATGATGAAACACCTGATATTGTAGTTTCAATTGGTGGAGATGGAACGCTACTTCACGCTTTTCACCGTTACCAACATAGATTAAGTGAAACAGCATTTGTTGGGATGCATACAGGCCATTTAGGTTTTTATGCGGATTGGGTTCCTGAAGAGGTAGAGAAATTAGTTATTCATATTGCAAAAACGCCAATCCAACATATTGAGTACCCGTTAATTGAAGTAATTGTACGCTATAGTGATGAGAAAAAAGAAGAACGTTTTTTAGCAATGAATGAATGTACAGTTAAAGCTGTAGAAGGCTCGCTTGTCTTGGACGTAAACATTAAAGGGGAGCGCTTTGAAACATTCCGAGGAGATGGCCTATGTTTGTCAACGCCTTCTGGAAGTACAGCATATAATAAAGCTTTAGGTGGGGCAATTCTTCATCCATCGCTAGAAGCATTCCAAATAGCTGAAATGGCATCCATAAATAACCGAGTGTTTCGAACAATTGGGTCACCATTAATTTTACCGAAACATCATACTTGCTTATTAAGACCTTTAAAAGAGATGGAATTTCAAATTACAATTGATCACTTATCAGGTTTTCATGACAATGTTAGTTCCATTCAATGTCGAGTAGCAGAGGAAAAAGTACGATTTGCTCGTTTCCGTCCATTTCCATTTTGGAAACGTGTCCGTGATGCCTTTGTTGCGGAGGATTAAATGAGCATTTCCTTCTCTTGGAAAATTAAGCAAAAGTACGATGGAATGCTCGTTAGAGAATTTTTGCGTTCGAAAGTCGAACTTTCAAGAAGAGCGTTAATTGACTTAAAGTTTAATGGTGGTCAGATAGCTGTAAACGGGAAAGAAGTTAGTGTCCGTCATACATTAGTTACAAATGATGAATTATCGATTTTCTTTCCTGATGAAAAAAGAAGTGAAATATTATTAGCGGAACGTCTTCCTTTACACATTGTTTATGAAGATGATCATGTATTAATTATTAATAAAGAGTCAAACATGTCTACGATTCCTTCAAAGGAACATCCAACTAGTTCTTTAGCAAATGGTCTAATTCATTACTATAATGAAAATGGATATAGCTATGCAGTCCATATTGTAACGAGGCTTGACCGAGATACATCGGGATTATTGTTAGTTGCTAAACATCGCTTTGCCCACCATCTACTTTCGCTACAACAAAAAGATGGTGATGTGAATAGAACTTACTCTGCAATTCTTCATGGTTTTTTATCAGAAGAGTCTGGAATGGTTGATTTACCAATTGGACGCCATCCTGATAGCATCATTGAAAGAACAATTCGTGAAGATGGGAAGCATGCACTTACTAATTATGAGGTCGTCGAGAGAACTACCAAGAAAACTTTAGTAAAGCTGAGGCTTGAAACGGGGAGGACTCATCAAATTAGAGTGCATATGGCAGCGATAGGTCATCCATTAATCGGTGACACCTTATATGGAGGTAAGCGAGATGGAATAGACAGACAAGCATTGCACTGTTGTAACCTATCGTTTATCCATCCATTTACTAAAGAAAAGATGACTTTTGAAAGCGATCTGCCCAAAGATATGACAGTACTTTGGCAAACGCCATAAATTATAAATAGCCGTGTAGCTAAGCTACGCGGCTATTTTTTGCACTCTTCAAATGATTGAAATTTACTTTCAACATGTGGCATGCTTGATGGCACAGATACGACTTCCATTTCGGGATATTTAAGCGCAGATAATTTCCCTCCAAATACACAACCTGTATCAATATTAGCTGTATTATTACAAAAGCGGACATTGGAGACCGGTGTATGACCATAGATAACGAGAGCATCACCGTCATACTGTTTAGCCCAATCACGTCTGACAGGACGACCATCAGGTAGTGTTTCTCCTGTTATATCTCCGTAAAGGACAAAGGTTCGTACCTTTTTATCTGTTCTGCCAATATAATCTCGTTTAATACCTGCATGAGCAACGACTAGTTTTCCTTCGTCAAGTTGTAAATACAATGGCGCATTTTCAAACAGCATTCGGAACTCTTTATTTATTTGCGATTGTTCGTTTTCACCAAGTGCTTCATATTCTGCAACCGTAGTTTCAAGACCATGCTTTACTTGTACTTTTCGTCCAAGGAAAAAGCGATATAATTTATCGCAATGGTTACCTGGAGTGTAATGAGCCCGTCCTTGCTTCACCAATTGAATAACTGTATTAGCAACAGCTAATGATTTTGGCCCACGATCCGTTAAGTCCCCAACAAAAACTAACTTTCGCTTCGAGTGAAGTGGTATCCCACTATCCCAGCTGTAGCCTAATTTTTTTGTGAGTGCTTGAAATTCTTCAAAACAACCGTGTATATCGCCGATAACATCATACATACAATTCCTCCAAAATGAAGTTGATATGCCTAGTATATCTAGTTGTCTAATCGAACATGTATGTTCGCTTTCTAGATCTAACATTTAATATTAAGCCGATAGCAATCATGTATGTTAATAACGAACTTCCGCCGTAGGATATGAATGGTAAAGGGATACCTGTAATAGGTAACAAACGAATTGTCATCCCGACATTTTGAAAGACTTGAAATGTTAACATCCCGATAACCCCAGCACATAAATAACTGCCAAATGGATCATGACTTTCAAGACCAACATGAATCATACGGTAAATTAAGATGAAAAATAAGGAAATGACGATACTGCCTCCGATAAAACCAAATTCTTCTCCAATGACGGCAAAGATAAAATCAGTATGTGCCTCTGGGATTGGTACAACGCCTTCGTTATACCCACGTCCGAATAACATCCCAGATCCATTTGCTTGTATAGATTTTATTGTTTGATAGCCTATGTTACTCGGATCTTCATATGGATCCAACCATGCGTAAAATCGATTTAACTGATAGTCCTCTAGAGGAAACCAACTTGGAATATAAAGGTATATATAAACTAATGTAGAAATAAATAAAACGATTGTTCCAAGGAATCCAAATAAAAACCTCCAGCGAATGCCTGATACAAGAATCATTGTAATAATAATTGCTGTTAGTACCATCGCAGTACCTAAGTCTGGTTGTTTCATCACTAATGCTAGAGGGAACGATGAAGCTAGCAATATTTTTCCGAAAAGGAGAAAATCATCTTGCACCGTTTTTTCTTCATAGATTTCATGATGTTTCACAATAATTGTACTTAACGTAATTATTAAAAAGATTTTCATAAATTCCGACGGTTGAATGTCTCCGATACCAGGAACTTCATACCAACTAAAGGCACCGTTTCTTGCGATGGCTCCAGGAACACGTAATTCTAAACCAATTAATAATAGTAGCCCTAGTCCATATAAATACCAATTAATCATTTTATAGCGATCATAATCTAGTAGCATTGTTCCAACAATGGCAATCGAACCAATCGCATACCACATAAGCTGTTTAGCAACAAAGTTAATTCCTTGTAAATCAGCACTAAGTGGAGCACTATTTATAGATATAATGCTTACACAAAGCATTAAAAACATAATAAAGAGTAATACGTAGTCAATTTGTTGTAAAGTAGATAAATCTTTCTTCATTAGTGAAATCCTCTCTAGTTAAATCGTTAGTTTTATCTTATCAAATATGGAGTAAAAGAAACATCATAATAGATAGAAATCGCTAATAATATTTCCATGAAAGAAATGGACAAATGGATTGAGTATGTTATAATAGTTATTAGTACCAGGTACTAATAACTTGTTTTAAAAGTCAAGGAGGCCATTATCATGATGCCATTATCATTAGAAAACCGTACGTATGTAATTATGGGAGTAGCAAATAAACGTAGTATCGCTTGGGGAATTGCTCAATCATTACACAAAGCAGGTGCAAAGTTAATCTTCACTTATGCTGGTGAACGTCTTGAGAAAAACGTAAGAGACTTAGCAGATACACTGGATCCAAGCTCACTAGTCTTACCTTGTGATATTACAAATGATGAAGAAATTGACAAATGTTTTGCAGAGATTAAAGAAGCGGTTGGAACAATTCATGGAATTGCTCATTGTATCGCATTTGCGAAAAAAGAAGAGTTGCAAGGTGACTATATGAACACAACTCGTGATGGATTCTTATTAGCACATAATATTAGTGCATATTCATTAACTGCAGTTGCTAAAGTTGCGAAAGATTTAATGACTGAAGGTGGAAGCATTGTAACACTTACATATTTAGGTGGCGAACGTGTTGTTCAAAACTATAATGTGATGGGTGTAGCTAAAGCGTCACTTGATGCAAGTGTAAAATATTTAGCAAATGATTTAGGGAAAGATGGAATTCGTGTCAATGCAATTTCAGCTGGACCAATTCGTACGTTGTCAGCTAAAGGAGTTTCAGACTTCAACTCTATTCTTAAAGAAATTGAAGAAAGAGCACCTTTACGCAGAGCTACTACTCAAGAAGAAGTTGGCGATACAGCTTTATTCTTAATGAGTGACTTATCTAGAGGATTAACTGGTGAAATGTTACATGTAGATAGTGGTTATAGTATAATCGCTCGATAATAAAAGCTAAAAGTCTTTCTTCTGCCAAGTGAACTTGGTGGAAGGGAGGCTTTTTTATTACAGAAAAGATCATTGATATTAAATAATAATTTAAGTAGTAACTTCAAGCTTAACCATTATCAAGGTCTCCTTTATTAACTATAAAAACATTTAACAAATTTCTATTTTACGTAGGATAAATGTTAAAGTCATAGCATAAAAATGAATAACAACCTTTTAAAAAATATTTCATTCATATATATAAGAAGTAATAAAGGAGGTTAATTATGAACAAGCATAAAAAGAAGAAAGCACCTAAACCACTACTTTATATTGATCAACCAGATTATGATAACTATGATCAACAATCAGATGATTATGTCATCTCGCCAATTGAGGAAAGTGAGAAAAATAATAACCATAGAAAAATGGAAAAAGCTCAGCAGCGAACGGCTGATAATGAAGCAAAACCTGCAAAGAAAGTAGATCAAGTAAAAAGTAAACGTTCTAATAAAAAGAGTTTTAAAGAAATGTCGATTGAAGAAAAGGTAGATTTTATTATAAATTTACCGCAGCAACTACCTCGATTAACGGCTGAAATTGAGACAGAAGAAGCGAAAGTTCGCGGTTTAATTTATGAAAAGAGTGAAAATATTATTAAAGTCCGGACTTACCAAGCGCCTTATAAAGCAGAAATAAACCTTGAAGATATTATTGCGATCACTATCGTAAGTTTATAGGCAAAAAAAATAGGCTTATATAAAGCCTATTTTTTATGTTCTAACGAGTGAAGGTTTTAGGCATTGAATAGCACAAAAGCACGATAAATCTACTTCAATACAATTTTTCGTCTTTTCTAAGTGTTCTAACTTACAAGCCCCGATTAGAGAAATACAACAATCATCTTTACCAGTTAACTCTGCAACTCTTAAAGGATTATTTGTATTTTCAAACGGTTTTAATACTTGTAATGTCGCACAACACCCTCTAATTTCTTCTACTCGGAACCAAATACTAACAAAGCAATCTTCTCCAACGTCGCCAAAAGCATGAAACGGGGAACCGTCACTATTGCTTAGGACAAATGGAATTGTATCTCCTTCAACACCTGTTGGAGCAAGTAAGTTATCAAAACAACTAGTTTTACAATTCTCAACAGCGTCTTGGGCATCTTTAATTGCTTCGACTGCGTCAAGTACACATTTATTACTCATAATAACCTCCTTATGGGTGGGCATTTCTATTCTCTACTAACATATGAGACATTTGTCTATTATGTGTATACTTTTTCATAAAAAAAGAGGTCAAAATTGACCTCAATTAGGAAGTAATCTAGTTCATACCTTTTACCTTACTAATCTAGGATCCAAGCATTGAATTGCGCAAAAACAAGTTAGATCAACTTCAACACACTGATCTGTTTTTACTAAATCCTTCATCTTGCATTGCCCTTCTAATGAAATGCAGCATTCATCTTTACCTACTAAATCGCTTATATCGAGTGGAGCCTTACCTTTAAAAGGCCTTAAAACACGCAACGTAGCACATTTTCCTCTAATTTCTTCTACTCGAAACCATATGCTAGCAAAACAAGAACTTCTGCCAACATTTCCTAACGCATAAAATGGAGAACCATCATTATTCCTTAAAGTAAATGGAATTGTGTCTCCTCTAACGAGTTCAGGTGATAAAAGGTTACTAAAACAGCTTGATGGACAGTCTTCAATTGCGTCTTGGGCATCTAAGATTGCATTTAAAGCATCTTTGATACAGCCACTAGATAGTTTTTTGTTCTTTCCACAGCCCATATTATATTTAGCCTCCTTCCCTATAAGTGCAATTCTTTTAATAAGATATTAACCCATTAAATAAGAGGTATAGGTATTTTCATTAGAATGAGTAATATATAGCGAAAATAGGCTAATGTCACATATAAACGTGCTAGAGCATATAAAGTAATAAATAGAGTAAAAGGAGAGGTACCAATGGAACGAGCTACACCAAAAACTAAAATCCGCAAACGTCCAAGTTGGGCTCAATTACAGCAAAGAGTAATTTTTTTACAGTCTGAGATTTTAAAATATAAGCGAAAGCTGAAAAGATATAGAGACAATGCAAAATATAAAAGTATAGACGAGTTAAAAACGGAACGTGATAAATTAGAGCATATGTTAGAAGACCAGTATAAAAAGAACGAAAAGTTAGAAAAAGATTATTCAGTATTACAAGAGGAAAATGAAAAAATGAAAGAAGAAAAAGCCTCCTTACTAGCAGAAGCGGAAAAGAGTAAGGAAAATAAAGAAAAAAGTCATCATTCATCTAACTATGATTTACTAAATGAAAAAATAGGGCATGTAAGCGAGCAATTAGAACACTATATAAAAAACTATGAGAAAAGTGAAAAAAGACTCAAAAACCATGATAAAGAATTAGCGAAAATTGAATTATTAATAGGGCAATTAGAGCAGTACTCAAAAAACAAAGTCGAAGAGCAATTGATGACATTAAAGACAAAGATTTCAGCTATTGAAGAGAAAATTATGAATGAAAGTAAAT
This genomic interval from Lottiidibacillus patelloidae contains the following:
- a CDS encoding GTP pyrophosphokinase; amino-acid sequence: MMENWDLFLAPYQQVVEELKVKLKVMREQFDNLSDHSPIEFVTGRVKPIPSILIKAKEKGLNADNYHEIQDLAGLRIMCQFVDDIYTVIELLRGRSDFEIVEERDYISRNKVSGYRSYHVVISYPVETINGQVKVLAEIQVRTLAMNFWATIEHSINYKYSGQIPENIHARLRRAAEASARLDEEMSNIREEIQEAQKIFHRKK
- a CDS encoding UPF0738 family protein, which encodes MMKKRLDVINSSVEENKLKLMIEDSLTPSDAKQLHATGSMLVDSDHLALIYILENDTDFVYLAIGNDHWEKLSSAIDEELIIELHIQTTNDELHKIELENITAEFAYLKDNIADNANYGEEMVNKFSEVFLPQK
- a CDS encoding FtsW/RodA/SpoVE family cell cycle protein, giving the protein MKKDLSTLQQIDYVLLFIMFLMLCVSIISINSAPLSADLQGINFVAKQLMWYAIGSIAIVGTMLLDYDRYKMINWYLYGLGLLLLIGLELRVPGAIARNGAFSWYEVPGIGDIQPSEFMKIFLIITLSTIIVKHHEIYEEKTVQDDFLLFGKILLASSFPLALVMKQPDLGTAMVLTAIIITMILVSGIRWRFLFGFLGTIVLFISTLVYIYLYIPSWFPLEDYQLNRFYAWLDPYEDPSNIGYQTIKSIQANGSGMLFGRGYNEGVVPIPEAHTDFIFAVIGEEFGFIGGSIVISLFFILIYRMIHVGLESHDPFGSYLCAGVIGMLTFQVFQNVGMTIRLLPITGIPLPFISYGGSSLLTYMIAIGLILNVRSRKRTYMFD
- a CDS encoding CotY/CotZ family spore coat protein, which translates into the protein MSNKCVLDAVEAIKDAQDAVENCKTSCFDNLLAPTGVEGDTIPFVLSNSDGSPFHAFGDVGEDCFVSIWFRVEEIRGCCATLQVLKPFENTNNPLRVAELTGKDDCCISLIGACKLEHLEKTKNCIEVDLSCFCAIQCLKPSLVRT
- the fabI gene encoding enoyl-ACP reductase FabI, which gives rise to MPLSLENRTYVIMGVANKRSIAWGIAQSLHKAGAKLIFTYAGERLEKNVRDLADTLDPSSLVLPCDITNDEEIDKCFAEIKEAVGTIHGIAHCIAFAKKEELQGDYMNTTRDGFLLAHNISAYSLTAVAKVAKDLMTEGGSIVTLTYLGGERVVQNYNVMGVAKASLDASVKYLANDLGKDGIRVNAISAGPIRTLSAKGVSDFNSILKEIEERAPLRRATTQEEVGDTALFLMSDLSRGLTGEMLHVDSGYSIIAR
- a CDS encoding NAD kinase, translated to MKFAIESRGDRLSDTLKHKMKAYLTDFELTYDDETPDIVVSIGGDGTLLHAFHRYQHRLSETAFVGMHTGHLGFYADWVPEEVEKLVIHIAKTPIQHIEYPLIEVIVRYSDEKKEERFLAMNECTVKAVEGSLVLDVNIKGERFETFRGDGLCLSTPSGSTAYNKALGGAILHPSLEAFQIAEMASINNRVFRTIGSPLILPKHHTCLLRPLKEMEFQITIDHLSGFHDNVSSIQCRVAEEKVRFARFRPFPFWKRVRDAFVAED
- a CDS encoding CotY/CotZ family spore coat protein is translated as MGCGKNKKLSSGCIKDALNAILDAQDAIEDCPSSCFSNLLSPELVRGDTIPFTLRNNDGSPFYALGNVGRSSCFASIWFRVEEIRGKCATLRVLRPFKGKAPLDISDLVGKDECCISLEGQCKMKDLVKTDQCVEVDLTCFCAIQCLDPRLVR
- the prpE gene encoding bis(5'-nucleosyl)-tetraphosphatase PrpE — protein: MYDVIGDIHGCFEEFQALTKKLGYSWDSGIPLHSKRKLVFVGDLTDRGPKSLAVANTVIQLVKQGRAHYTPGNHCDKLYRFFLGRKVQVKHGLETTVAEYEALGENEQSQINKEFRMLFENAPLYLQLDEGKLVVAHAGIKRDYIGRTDKKVRTFVLYGDITGETLPDGRPVRRDWAKQYDGDALVIYGHTPVSNVRFCNNTANIDTGCVFGGKLSALKYPEMEVVSVPSSMPHVESKFQSFEECKK
- a CDS encoding globin domain-containing protein, which translates into the protein MKTPFEEIGGEKTVKALVHHFYEYVALHPELKPIFPDDLTETKRKQVQFLTQFLGGEPLFSMEHGHPMLRARHMPFEITPKRAKAWLSCMEAALNDIELDETWRSAIFQRLTTTAEHMINQPDRQ
- a CDS encoding CotO family spore coat protein, with translation MNKHKKKKAPKPLLYIDQPDYDNYDQQSDDYVISPIEESEKNNNHRKMEKAQQRTADNEAKPAKKVDQVKSKRSNKKSFKEMSIEEKVDFIINLPQQLPRLTAEIETEEAKVRGLIYEKSENIIKVRTYQAPYKAEINLEDIIAITIVSL
- a CDS encoding CYTH domain-containing protein; this encodes MSQQLEIEFKNMLTNQEYLQLLQEFSIDTNDIYTQINYYLDTQDFSLMQAKSALRVREKNGYYTLTLKQPVKAGVLETNQRISIEEFDVIKKIGRIPNGAVNEVIKQIGIATDSLTLLGNLKTNRVSFPYKEGKLFLDHSMYLNKEDFELEYEVEDREIGNSLFLALLNSYHIPVRNTDNKIIRFFTEKKKQQSSI
- a CDS encoding RluA family pseudouridine synthase; amino-acid sequence: MSISFSWKIKQKYDGMLVREFLRSKVELSRRALIDLKFNGGQIAVNGKEVSVRHTLVTNDELSIFFPDEKRSEILLAERLPLHIVYEDDHVLIINKESNMSTIPSKEHPTSSLANGLIHYYNENGYSYAVHIVTRLDRDTSGLLLVAKHRFAHHLLSLQQKDGDVNRTYSAILHGFLSEESGMVDLPIGRHPDSIIERTIREDGKHALTNYEVVERTTKKTLVKLRLETGRTHQIRVHMAAIGHPLIGDTLYGGKRDGIDRQALHCCNLSFIHPFTKEKMTFESDLPKDMTVLWQTP